Proteins co-encoded in one candidate division WOR-3 bacterium genomic window:
- a CDS encoding polysaccharide biosynthesis tyrosine autokinase: MNNWEKSEYYLEPEKPLNFQELWFKFLRRRRLFFIFALPVFLGILIVRLTRPYTPIYLSSFDLGVAENRTVEGFFTGVSETPTVQIGTVTQRIIADLLSIKVAEKVVDTLGLYAFIKDGREELPLKVRLQYNFEKPAGPYQLKIFENGFALKLDGEVIQKDFGDYVDLGFLKLTVPPGVEVVPNRSYSIIFYPRNRMALALRNSISVKVLEADKVERAGDRSGVPVSGEGAAKKMVSAKTIFPGMNIIGILRIELYWGNKEQALRIARALSEILVKENIQEKSLQYIQSRQFIESQLAFYQQRLSELEEQIKNFKEIKKIADLKASTQSLINQVATLESRKNQLEIEEKILSDINKYLSSDTLGDMPLNIATTMISDQGIQQLYTQLVQADAELKGVLKEYSTQHPKYSEIKARYDGFKEQLKVEIAKRVSTIKTDIQGVSSQIRNLQLKLENIPADEINLARLERDRETAEKLYTFFSEKLEETRVQEAGVTSDIKIINPPFVSNAPVNPRRVPLTIFLAFFFAILSGSAVVLIAEYIDNTIKDPETIKEKYNLAVYAIIPGVTDSREKKIIPGFNLDYIKYSVSNWLGFKNQNHKSSQLRVVTDHASAEFEAFRKLTVHLEFAHPEKEYRVLYITSCGPEEGKTFISLNLGYVFANKGKKVLLLDTDFRKKRGNLTHLVKLRKEKGIFDVLKDEADLQTAIVPFGNRGLSEDRQNPEKSITAEDIPLFILPVGSVPPNPFIFLESEKMQQLLGKLRREFDYILVDGLPMLLFADATYLARYCDGVLLTVMYNKTNYKDLENCQEILNAAHAEIVGVVLNGAPLHSGGYYYHYYYKYYSRYYRDEK, encoded by the coding sequence ATGAATAATTGGGAAAAGTCGGAATATTATCTTGAACCTGAGAAACCATTGAATTTCCAGGAACTCTGGTTTAAATTTTTGCGCCGGCGTCGACTCTTTTTTATCTTCGCTTTACCGGTGTTTTTGGGGATTTTGATTGTTCGCCTCACGCGGCCTTATACCCCAATTTATCTTTCAAGTTTCGATTTAGGTGTAGCAGAAAATCGCACTGTGGAAGGATTTTTTACCGGAGTTTCGGAAACTCCTACGGTTCAAATTGGCACCGTTACTCAACGTATAATTGCCGATCTTTTAAGTATCAAGGTTGCTGAAAAAGTTGTTGATACCCTGGGTTTGTATGCATTTATTAAAGATGGCAGAGAGGAACTTCCCCTGAAGGTTCGGTTGCAATACAATTTTGAAAAACCAGCGGGACCTTATCAACTTAAGATTTTTGAAAACGGTTTTGCCTTAAAACTTGATGGGGAAGTTATTCAAAAGGATTTTGGTGATTATGTGGACCTTGGTTTTTTAAAGTTAACCGTTCCGCCCGGGGTAGAAGTAGTTCCTAATCGGAGTTATTCCATTATTTTTTACCCAAGAAATCGAATGGCACTGGCATTGCGGAACTCGATTTCGGTTAAGGTTTTGGAAGCCGATAAGGTTGAACGTGCTGGCGACCGATCCGGTGTGCCCGTTTCCGGTGAAGGAGCAGCAAAAAAGATGGTTTCGGCTAAGACCATTTTTCCCGGGATGAATATCATCGGGATCCTCAGGATTGAACTTTACTGGGGTAATAAAGAACAGGCATTGCGCATCGCTCGGGCACTTTCAGAAATTCTGGTTAAGGAGAACATCCAGGAGAAGAGTCTCCAGTATATCCAGTCCCGCCAATTCATTGAATCGCAACTTGCTTTTTATCAACAACGCCTGAGTGAACTCGAGGAACAGATAAAGAATTTTAAGGAAATCAAAAAAATTGCCGATCTCAAGGCTTCAACCCAGTCCTTGATAAATCAGGTAGCAACCTTGGAATCACGAAAGAATCAACTGGAGATTGAAGAAAAGATTTTGAGTGATATTAATAAATATCTCAGCAGTGACACACTGGGAGATATGCCATTAAATATTGCTACCACGATGATTTCGGACCAGGGCATTCAACAACTTTACACCCAACTCGTCCAGGCGGATGCTGAACTGAAGGGAGTGCTGAAGGAATATTCAACCCAGCATCCTAAGTATTCAGAGATAAAGGCAAGGTATGATGGTTTTAAGGAACAATTAAAGGTGGAGATTGCCAAAAGGGTATCAACGATCAAGACTGATATCCAAGGTGTTTCCAGTCAGATAAGAAATCTTCAGTTGAAACTTGAGAATATCCCCGCGGATGAGATCAACCTCGCGCGACTTGAAAGAGATCGAGAAACAGCGGAAAAATTGTATACTTTCTTTTCTGAAAAATTGGAAGAAACACGGGTTCAGGAAGCTGGAGTTACCTCCGATATCAAGATCATCAATCCGCCGTTTGTTTCCAATGCTCCCGTAAACCCACGCCGGGTGCCGCTCACGATATTTTTGGCATTTTTCTTTGCAATTCTTTCGGGTAGTGCGGTTGTTTTAATTGCCGAATATATAGATAATACCATTAAGGATCCGGAGACGATAAAAGAGAAATACAACCTCGCTGTCTACGCAATCATTCCTGGGGTTACTGATTCCCGTGAGAAAAAGATAATCCCGGGATTTAATTTGGATTACATAAAATATTCAGTATCGAATTGGTTGGGGTTCAAGAATCAAAATCATAAAAGCAGCCAGTTGAGGGTTGTTACTGACCATGCCAGTGCGGAATTTGAGGCATTTCGGAAATTGACGGTGCACTTGGAATTTGCTCATCCCGAGAAGGAATACCGTGTGCTTTATATCACCTCCTGCGGTCCTGAAGAGGGCAAGACCTTTATCTCTTTAAATCTTGGATATGTCTTTGCCAACAAGGGTAAAAAGGTTTTGTTGTTGGATACTGATTTTCGTAAAAAAAGAGGCAACCTCACGCATCTTGTGAAGTTACGGAAAGAGAAGGGGATATTTGATGTCCTGAAAGATGAAGCAGATTTGCAAACAGCGATAGTGCCATTTGGAAATAGGGGATTGAGCGAGGATAGACAAAACCCAGAGAAGAGTATCACCGCAGAAGATATTCCTCTCTTCATTTTGCCGGTGGGGAGTGTGCCACCAAATCCTTTTATATTCTTAGAATCGGAAAAAATGCAGCAATTGTTGGGGAAATTAAGGAGGGAGTTTGACTATATTTTAGTTGATGGCTTACCGATGCTTTTATTTGCGGATGCTACATATTTGGCACGTTATTGTGATGGTGTACTTTTGACAGTGATGTATAATAAAACCAATTACAAGGATTTGGAGAACTGTCAGGAAATACTCAACGCGGCGCATGCGGAGATAGTGGGA